The sequence below is a genomic window from Streptosporangium lutulentum.
GCGTCTTCTCGGCCGAGGCGAAGACGTCGAACAGCGCCAAACTCGCAGCCCGGGGCACCATCTCATCGTCCCACTGCACCAGGAACTCCACCGGGACGGTGATCTGCGCGGCGGCCTCGGCCGAGGTCTCCGCCCCGTTCAAACCCAGCACCGCCGCGCGGACGCGGGGCTCGGCGGCGATGAACGGAACGCCGAGCCCACAGCCCAGCGACATCCCCCAGTAGCCCACCGGACCGGCGCCGACGTGGTCGAGCTCCTGGACCGCGTCCAAGACCGCTCGCCATTCCGGGACGGTCTGGCCGGTGAGGAGCGTGTGGAAACCGGCGATCAGCGGAGTCAGTTCCCCTCCGGTCTGCGCGCAGGTCCGTATCTCGGCGATGATCCGGTCGTGTTCCTCGCTTCTGGGCCGGTCGCCATGGCCGGGCGCATCGACGGCCACCACCGCGAAACCGCACTCGGCCGCGAAGCGGCGGGCACGCGCCACGATGCCGGGGGCCTTCTTGTGCTGGCCGCCGCCGTGTCCCATCAGGATCAGGGGGCGGGTCCCGGCGTCACCGTCCGGTGTCCACAGCACGCCGGGGATCTCGCCGAAGGCGAAGGGGAGGGCGAAGAGTTGTTCGGTGACGCCGTCGGACGACGTCTGGGAGGTGAAGCGCATTGTGTTTCAAGCCTTTCGGGATGCCTTCTGCGGGCGCTCCCTAAGCCATGCGGGGGAGGGAGGCCCGACCTGTCACAGCGTTGATCGGTCTCACCTCCTCAGTTCGCAGCAGCACACGGCGACGCAGAACCTACCACGACCAGCTTCACCCGCGTCTCACCAGGGCGAGCATCGTCTGATGCGGCACCGGCACGGATGGTCCCGCCGCTTACGGCTGGAATCGAGTTTCGGTTACAGAGAGTCAACCGCCGCCGGAGGGCGGCTTCGGGAGTGCGGGGCCGAGACGCCGAGGGAACTCGTACATGCCAACTTTGTGAGGCGAAACGCAAAGGCGTTCCAGGTTCGGCGAGTCACATGCCACCTTCGCCGAGACGGGACAACAAGCTGGTTCGCTCCGGACACCACGGCGGACGGGTGCCCATCGCCCCTTCGGGCCTGCCGAGTCTGCTCCCCAGACGAACAAGGAGGACTTTCCTTGCTTGAATTTCCCACCTTCGCCCATGTCGCGCTCACGGTCTCGGACCTGGCGGTCAGCGTGCCGTGGTACGAGCGGCTGATCGGCTCGGGCCCGGTGCTCGACGAGGACACCGGCCCGTTCCACCACAGCGTGTTCGCCGTCGGCGGCACGCTGCTCGGGCTGCACGCCTTCCCCGGCGGCGTGGCCGGTGGCGACCGTTTCGACGAGCGGCGGCTCGGGCTCGACCACCTGGCGTTCCAGTGTGCCGACCGCTCCGAGCTGGAGCGGTGGCGGCACCGGCTCGACGAGCTGGGCATCGAGCACGGCGGCATCGTCGACGCGCACTACGGCTGCGGGCTGTCGTTCCGCGATCCGGACAACATCGCGCTGGAGTTCTTCTCGCCGCCCGCGTAGGAGGGCCACCGGAAGCCCCGTGCCGCCGGGCGCGAGGAGATCTCCCCGGCGGGGCGTCACCGGAGACGACGCCGTCACGGCCCGGACGACGCGGCCGCGAAAACTCGTGCGAAAGTTCTGGTGGGGGGATGTCAAGACGAGGGCGGTGACTCCGACCAACCGGCCGAAGGGCCCAGCCGGGGCTCGCGAACCACGAGGAGTACACGATGAAGTTCCTGATCAGCATGCTCATCAACCCGGCCGTGCTGGACGCGCTGACCGACGAGGAGAAGGCGGCGATCGGCGACGGCCACGGAAAGTTCATCGAGGCGTTGAAGAAGTCCGGCGAGCTGATCATCACGCAGGCGCTGGTCGACCCGTCACAGGCCGTTGTGGTGTCCGTACGCAACGGCCAGCCGGTGGTGACCGACGGTCCTTTCCTGGAGTCGAAGGAGTATCTGGGCGGCTTCTACCTGATCGACTGCGAGAACAAGGAGCGGGCGATCGAGCTGGCGGCGCAGATCCCGGACACCGCGATCGAGGGTCTGGGGATCGAGGTGCGGCAGGTGATGTTCGCCGACGGACAATTGGAAGCATGACGACACCGGCCATCGAGGACCTGCTGCGTGAGCTCGCGCCGCAGGTCCTCGGCGCGCTGATACGCCGGAACGGCCAGTTCGAGGGGTGCGAGGACGCCGTACAGGAGGCCGTCCTCGCCGCCACCGTGCAGTGGCCGGTCGAGGGAGTGCCGAACAACCCTCGCGGCTGGCTGGTGACCGTCGCGTCCCGGCGGCTCATCGACCAGATGCGCAGCGACCACGCGCGCCGCGTGAGGGAGTCGGCGACGGCCACCGAGGTGGTGTCCGAGGACGTACCGGACACCGACGACACGCTCGTCCTGCTGTTCCTGTGCTGCCACCCGACGCTGACCGCGGCCTCCCAGACCGCCCTGACGCTGCGGGCGGTTGGGGGTCTGACCACCGCTGAGATCGCCCACGCGTTCCTGGTG
It includes:
- a CDS encoding dienelactone hydrolase family protein, producing the protein MRFTSQTSSDGVTEQLFALPFAFGEIPGVLWTPDGDAGTRPLILMGHGGGQHKKAPGIVARARRFAAECGFAVVAVDAPGHGDRPRSEEHDRIIAEIRTCAQTGGELTPLIAGFHTLLTGQTVPEWRAVLDAVQELDHVGAGPVGYWGMSLGCGLGVPFIAAEPRVRAAVLGLNGAETSAEAAAQITVPVEFLVQWDDEMVPRAASLALFDVFASAEKTLHANPGKHGEIPAFELDSTLRFFARHLG
- a CDS encoding VOC family protein, which encodes MLEFPTFAHVALTVSDLAVSVPWYERLIGSGPVLDEDTGPFHHSVFAVGGTLLGLHAFPGGVAGGDRFDERRLGLDHLAFQCADRSELERWRHRLDELGIEHGGIVDAHYGCGLSFRDPDNIALEFFSPPA
- a CDS encoding YciI family protein, with translation MKFLISMLINPAVLDALTDEEKAAIGDGHGKFIEALKKSGELIITQALVDPSQAVVVSVRNGQPVVTDGPFLESKEYLGGFYLIDCENKERAIELAAQIPDTAIEGLGIEVRQVMFADGQLEA